Proteins encoded together in one Papaver somniferum cultivar HN1 unplaced genomic scaffold, ASM357369v1 unplaced-scaffold_21, whole genome shotgun sequence window:
- the LOC113339592 gene encoding probable 2-oxoglutarate/Fe(II)-dependent dioxygenase gives MRMNYYPPCPQPELAIGLTPHSDFGGLTILLQINKVEGLQINKEERWISVKPLPNAFVVNVGDVLEIMTNGIYRSVDHRAVVNSTKKRLSIATFHDPRSRVGNRPNIELDHSTDTCFVQKWIYVWGTCGGISFKEARWKTIS, from the exons ATGAGGATGAACTATTATCCCCCTTGTCCTCAACCAGAGCTCGCCATCGGTCTTACGCCACACTCGGATTTTGGCGGTTTGACAATCCTCCTTCAAATCAACAAAGTGGAAGGATTGCAGATAAACAAAGAAGAGAGGTGGATTTCAGTCAAACCTCTACCTAATGCGTTCGTAGTGAATGTTGGAGACGTTTTGGAG ATAATGACTAATGGAATTTACCGTAGCGTCGATCACCGTGCAGTAGTAAACTCAACAAAGAAGAGGCTCTCAATCGCAACATTTCATGACCCTAGGTCTAGAGTCGGTAATAGGCCCAATATCGAGCTTGATCACTCCACAGACACCTGCTTTGTTCAAAAGTGGATCTACGTATGGGGAACTTGTGGAGGAATTTCATTCAAGGAAGCTCGATGGAAAACCATTTCTTGA